A portion of the Sphaerochaeta pleomorpha str. Grapes genome contains these proteins:
- a CDS encoding ATP-grasp fold amidoligase family protein, which produces MRHYTLKNLYILLGESGYLRWIPDKLYLKLLYKAMTNKSLRFSLLKTYNEKLQWLKLYYHNPRHTMYVDKYAVRTIIKEQIGEQYLVPLLFLYTSVEEIKWEKLPNQFVMKCTHGSGYNIICKDKRKLNIQDTSKKLRKWLKCNWQWVGKEWPYKHVVPRIIVEKYMAEDSLTPLIDYKVLCFNGIPKLIEMHRNRFQDNWCQDFYDVAWNKLSISQKINGLPNSELVSPKPANLPEMLDLSGKLAKGEPHVRVDWYMVGEKLYFGELTFFNGSGFYLFDNSEDDLLLGSWIHLG; this is translated from the coding sequence ATGCGGCACTATACGTTAAAAAACTTATACATACTATTAGGAGAATCAGGATACTTACGATGGATCCCTGATAAGCTGTATCTTAAACTTTTGTATAAAGCCATGACAAATAAGTCTTTGAGGTTTAGCTTGTTAAAGACCTATAATGAAAAATTGCAATGGCTGAAATTATATTACCATAATCCAAGGCACACGATGTATGTTGATAAATATGCAGTACGCACAATTATAAAGGAACAAATCGGCGAGCAGTATCTGGTTCCTTTGCTTTTCTTGTATACCTCTGTTGAGGAAATCAAATGGGAAAAGCTTCCCAATCAATTTGTAATGAAATGTACCCATGGGTCTGGCTATAATATTATCTGTAAAGACAAAAGAAAACTGAATATACAGGATACAAGCAAGAAACTCCGGAAGTGGTTGAAATGCAACTGGCAATGGGTTGGAAAAGAATGGCCTTACAAACATGTAGTGCCTAGGATAATCGTTGAAAAATACATGGCCGAGGATTCCCTTACCCCGCTGATAGACTACAAGGTTCTCTGTTTCAATGGAATTCCGAAATTAATCGAAATGCATAGAAACCGGTTTCAGGATAATTGGTGCCAAGATTTTTACGATGTCGCATGGAATAAACTCTCAATATCCCAGAAAATAAATGGATTGCCGAATTCAGAACTGGTTTCCCCAAAACCTGCAAATTTACCTGAGATGTTGGACCTTTCGGGCAAATTGGCAAAAGGAGAACCACATGTCAGGGTCGATTGGTATATGGTTGGGGAAAAGCTGTATTTCGGGGAACTAACCTTTTTCAATGGTTCCGGGTTTTATTTGTTTGATAACTCGGAAGATGATTTACTGCTTGGAAGCTGGATACATCTAGGATAA
- a CDS encoding NAD-dependent epimerase/dehydratase family protein — protein MPSFISTQEKADLASIAGYADLSRLSGKTILVTGATGLIGSAFIKAVVTYNRGPGQPITIIGLVRDKEKAKDLFGSFYDDPFLTFLRHDILTPLHLEVPVHFIVHAASITTSSLFVSHPVETIETTVLGSRNLLEFAKQQQVLAMVYLSSMEVYGRVEESEQRTTEKDLGSIDILNVRSSYSESKRLVECMCHSYYIEYGVPVTIARLAQTFGPGIGKQENRVFAQFARSALTGKDIVLHTTGQSVGNYCYLSDAIKAIVTLLFHGAPGDAYTIVNEETSMTIAEMASLVACSIANNTIKVIFDIPPQDKNLGYAPDTKLRLSSGKMNALGWHAEVNLEQAYQRLVASLREEKDFMQ, from the coding sequence ATGCCCTCTTTTATATCTACCCAGGAAAAGGCTGACCTTGCTTCGATTGCCGGTTATGCAGATCTTTCTCGCTTGTCTGGTAAAACAATCTTGGTTACCGGTGCAACCGGTTTGATAGGTTCTGCTTTTATCAAGGCCGTAGTGACGTATAACCGGGGGCCTGGGCAACCCATCACGATCATCGGTCTTGTCAGGGACAAGGAAAAAGCCAAGGATCTTTTTGGATCCTTTTATGATGATCCTTTTCTGACTTTTTTACGTCATGATATTCTCACCCCTTTGCATCTTGAAGTGCCGGTACACTTTATTGTCCATGCAGCGTCGATAACTACCTCCTCTTTGTTTGTCTCCCATCCTGTAGAGACAATTGAAACCACAGTCCTTGGTTCTCGAAATCTCTTGGAATTTGCCAAACAACAACAAGTACTTGCTATGGTCTATCTCTCCTCCATGGAAGTGTATGGAAGGGTGGAGGAGTCTGAGCAGCGCACCACCGAGAAGGACCTTGGCTCCATCGACATCCTCAATGTCCGTAGCAGTTACTCGGAAAGCAAGCGGTTGGTTGAATGTATGTGCCATTCCTATTACATAGAATATGGGGTTCCTGTCACTATTGCCCGGCTTGCCCAGACCTTTGGCCCTGGAATCGGGAAACAGGAAAACAGGGTATTTGCCCAGTTTGCCAGAAGTGCCCTTACTGGCAAAGACATCGTACTCCATACTACAGGTCAGTCGGTAGGAAACTACTGTTACCTTAGTGATGCGATCAAGGCAATTGTGACACTTCTATTCCATGGGGCTCCCGGTGACGCTTACACCATCGTGAACGAAGAGACGAGCATGACCATTGCAGAAATGGCTTCGCTTGTAGCCTGTTCTATTGCAAACAATACTATTAAAGTCATCTTCGATATTCCTCCCCAGGATAAAAACCTTGGCTATGCCCCTGATACCAAGCTAAGGCTGAGTTCAGGGAAAATGAATGCCCTGGGATGGCATGCCGAGGTAAACCTTGAACAAGCTTACCAGAGACTGGTGGCCAGTTTGCGAGAGGAAAAGGATTTTATGCAATAG
- a CDS encoding glycosyltransferase, protein MNENNKIAIVITGMSFGGAERVTAYLSNYFVSCNKDIYLISLTKTEPAYPLAGLVHYIQLDPSESKNPLVRYRALIKQIRNTIKKIQPSLVLGMMSYSGSLTAFACAGLKIPILLSERNDPNTTQSFSNLEKKVIRFAYHKFAYRAVFQTESAKTYYYRRDSFRGVVIPNPLYLEDLPSPNTGINNTMEIMSAGRLSKQKNQQLLIKAFFLVHEKHPQCTLTIYGEGDQRMQLEQLISSLHLESSVSLPGIESSIFPKLQKAHMFVMSSNFEGMPNALIEAMAMGLPVVTTDYSEGRGTLVINNKNGLVVPRFNEKALAEAMLFIIENPKLAFEMSRNALCVRNELDSRQICKKWLDTIEETITAYK, encoded by the coding sequence ATGAATGAAAACAACAAAATAGCCATTGTCATTACCGGTATGTCTTTTGGCGGAGCTGAGAGGGTGACCGCCTATTTGTCAAATTACTTTGTTTCCTGTAACAAGGATATCTATCTGATATCTCTGACCAAGACAGAACCGGCCTACCCGCTTGCAGGTTTGGTGCATTATATCCAACTGGACCCCTCTGAGAGCAAAAACCCCTTGGTACGATATCGTGCCCTGATCAAGCAAATAAGAAATACTATCAAGAAAATCCAACCGAGCCTTGTTTTGGGTATGATGTCCTATAGCGGTTCATTGACCGCTTTTGCTTGTGCTGGTTTGAAAATACCGATTCTCTTGTCAGAACGGAATGATCCAAACACCACTCAATCGTTCAGTAATCTGGAAAAGAAAGTTATCAGGTTTGCCTATCATAAGTTTGCTTATCGCGCTGTGTTCCAGACGGAAAGTGCGAAGACCTATTATTACCGGAGAGACAGCTTTCGAGGGGTGGTTATTCCTAACCCGCTGTATTTGGAAGATCTTCCTTCCCCGAACACAGGAATCAACAACACAATGGAGATTATGTCTGCGGGAAGACTTTCAAAACAGAAAAACCAGCAATTGTTGATAAAAGCGTTTTTTTTGGTCCATGAAAAACATCCACAGTGTACTTTGACGATCTACGGTGAGGGCGATCAACGTATGCAGCTGGAACAGTTAATTTCCTCATTGCATCTGGAATCTTCTGTATCCTTGCCAGGAATTGAGTCCTCAATTTTTCCCAAGCTTCAGAAAGCCCATATGTTTGTAATGTCCTCCAATTTCGAAGGGATGCCCAATGCCTTGATTGAAGCTATGGCGATGGGGCTTCCTGTCGTTACTACCGATTACAGTGAAGGTCGGGGGACTTTGGTGATTAACAACAAGAATGGTCTTGTAGTTCCCCGCTTTAATGAGAAAGCCTTGGCTGAAGCCATGCTTTTCATAATTGAGAATCCAAAACTTGCTTTCGAAATGAGTCGCAATGCTCTTTGTGTACGGAATGAATTGGATAGCAGACAGATATGTAAAAAATGGTTGGATACCATAGAGGAAACAATTACCGCCTACAAGTAG
- a CDS encoding NTP transferase domain-containing protein — MRLLILAAGKGSRISKHLPGIPKSLVEIGGSSLLEYTVSTFFKKGIDSIGIALGYQQEMIRENLKAYPVQYFYNPFFDVTNSIASAWFALDFIFVDDDVLIMNGDVFMEEALIDEVIKTKTSPVLFADGSRKEEADYKFLYKNNLLVKYGKDLKDSDVTGEYVGIAKLGKAFIPIFCKKLVEMIYSQQHPLWWENVLYQSLPEIEVFVQETNGLFWAEVDYIEDYERILKFRKCLGYFTLSDSCIGG, encoded by the coding sequence GTGAGATTACTAATTCTTGCAGCGGGGAAAGGGTCACGGATTAGCAAGCATCTGCCTGGGATCCCGAAAAGTCTTGTGGAGATAGGAGGATCCTCGCTCCTTGAATATACTGTCTCGACCTTTTTCAAGAAAGGCATTGATTCAATTGGGATCGCTCTCGGATATCAACAAGAGATGATTCGGGAAAACCTTAAAGCCTATCCCGTACAATATTTTTATAATCCTTTCTTCGATGTTACAAACAGTATCGCCTCTGCCTGGTTTGCTTTGGATTTCATTTTTGTGGACGATGATGTTTTGATAATGAATGGTGATGTGTTCATGGAAGAAGCGTTGATTGATGAAGTCATCAAAACCAAAACGAGTCCCGTTTTATTTGCCGATGGGTCCAGGAAAGAAGAAGCAGATTATAAGTTCTTATATAAGAACAATCTATTGGTTAAATACGGGAAAGATTTGAAAGATAGTGATGTTACTGGCGAATATGTCGGGATTGCCAAGTTGGGAAAAGCCTTTATACCGATTTTCTGTAAAAAACTTGTGGAGATGATTTATTCCCAGCAACATCCCCTCTGGTGGGAGAATGTCCTGTACCAGAGTCTGCCAGAGATCGAGGTTTTTGTGCAGGAGACGAATGGTTTGTTCTGGGCGGAAGTTGACTATATTGAAGACTATGAAAGGATACTGAAATTCAGGAAATGTTTAGGATACTTTACGCTGTCTGACTCTTGTATTGGAGGTTAA
- a CDS encoding lipopolysaccharide biosynthesis protein, protein MDIPNLEAKELTVHSFERKVSSATKWSVVTEVSITLVQPIVSIILARLLLPQAFGIIANITMITSFASMFADAGFSKYIIQHEFRTNDELEENACVAFWTNFAISLLLLAILILFRKPFALFLGNEGYEKPLVVSCFSLPLIALTSIQTAIYKRKFQFKALFWARLIAACIPFAVTVPLALQGFGYWALLFGTLSSSAMHVLVLTFLSDWKPRFFYSLTILKQMFSFSYWSLIESISIWLTSWIDVFLIHTFLSPYYIGLYKNSISLVNSITVIVTASFTSVLFPALSRCQQNEAQFNATYQRTQKIVAYLLIPLGMGIFIFRDFITVFLLGENWVEAAPLIGAWALSSGFVVVFSAFASEVYRSKGKPKISVLHQILWLSIIIPLVMISLKNGFQSFVIWRIVARITGIPIAFLLLRFFFGISHLATIQNTIRPLAASLLMSLFALVLRNFSTSNLWYIASILICIVEYFLSVRFFCKADYFEIVASLRNREREGNQKGKEGKTRV, encoded by the coding sequence ATGGATATTCCAAATCTTGAGGCAAAGGAGCTCACTGTACATTCCTTTGAAAGAAAGGTATCCAGTGCGACAAAATGGTCTGTAGTCACTGAGGTTTCGATAACGCTTGTGCAACCTATTGTGAGCATTATCCTCGCAAGGTTGCTATTGCCACAAGCTTTTGGAATCATTGCCAATATTACCATGATAACCAGTTTTGCATCGATGTTTGCCGATGCTGGTTTCTCCAAATACATTATCCAGCATGAGTTTCGAACCAATGATGAGTTGGAAGAAAATGCCTGCGTTGCTTTCTGGACCAATTTTGCAATATCTCTGCTTTTACTGGCAATTTTAATTCTATTTAGAAAACCTTTTGCACTCTTTCTCGGTAACGAGGGATATGAGAAACCTTTGGTTGTTTCTTGTTTTTCTCTCCCTCTCATTGCCTTAACCAGCATTCAAACGGCAATCTACAAGAGAAAATTCCAGTTCAAGGCTTTGTTTTGGGCCAGGCTGATTGCTGCCTGCATACCCTTTGCAGTTACTGTGCCTTTGGCTTTGCAGGGGTTTGGTTATTGGGCTTTGTTATTTGGCACTCTTTCTTCAAGTGCAATGCATGTACTTGTCTTGACGTTCCTTTCAGATTGGAAGCCCAGGTTTTTTTATTCTCTTACGATTTTGAAACAAATGTTCTCATTTAGTTATTGGTCTTTGATTGAATCGATTTCAATTTGGCTTACCAGTTGGATTGATGTGTTTTTGATACATACATTCTTGTCCCCGTATTACATTGGGCTTTATAAGAATTCAATATCCCTGGTTAATTCCATTACCGTAATTGTCACGGCATCTTTTACTTCTGTTCTTTTCCCGGCCTTATCCAGATGTCAGCAAAATGAAGCACAATTCAATGCGACTTACCAACGAACCCAAAAAATTGTAGCCTATCTGTTAATACCCCTTGGCATGGGTATTTTCATATTTAGGGACTTTATTACAGTTTTTTTACTGGGTGAAAACTGGGTTGAAGCAGCCCCCCTGATTGGTGCCTGGGCTTTGTCTTCTGGTTTTGTTGTCGTTTTCTCTGCTTTTGCCAGTGAGGTGTATCGTTCCAAGGGAAAACCAAAAATATCGGTGCTTCACCAAATTCTATGGTTATCAATTATTATACCTTTAGTGATGATTTCTCTAAAGAATGGTTTCCAATCCTTTGTGATATGGAGGATTGTAGCTCGAATAACCGGAATACCGATAGCGTTTCTTTTGTTACGATTTTTTTTCGGCATTTCTCATCTCGCAACAATACAAAATACTATAAGGCCTCTAGCAGCCTCATTATTGATGAGTCTGTTTGCTCTCGTTCTTAGGAACTTTTCTACTTCAAATCTTTGGTATATTGCTTCGATACTCATTTGTATTGTTGAGTATTTCCTTTCTGTTCGCTTTTTTTGTAAAGCCGATTACTTTGAGATTGTTGCATCTTTAAGGAACCGTGAAAGGGAGGGGAATCAAAAAGGCAAAGAGGGGAAAACACGCGTCTAA
- a CDS encoding LicD family protein: protein MKELDAGQMKEIQLSILRALDAFCKEHGIQYFLSGGTLLGAIRHKGFIPWDDDIDLAMPRPDYERFLAEFSDPRYKVYSLKTSKKCRFPFAKVCDIKTSVIEGSYKKKTEFGLNIDIFPLDVAPDDAIILRKMIKHSRFYQQLLKVKLSRLSSQWTIPQNLVIAVGRVFLAPFGTAFFSSKIDTIAKSYASKKTPYMGCMVWGYKEREILDTSVFASSVPVEFEKLVFPAPVGYHTYLSSLYGDYMLLPPEEKRITHHDFVAYWNEEL from the coding sequence ATGAAAGAACTCGATGCTGGACAGATGAAAGAAATCCAGCTGTCTATACTTAGAGCCCTTGATGCCTTCTGCAAAGAACATGGTATCCAGTATTTTCTCTCAGGGGGAACTTTGCTCGGGGCAATTCGCCATAAAGGGTTCATTCCTTGGGATGATGATATCGATCTGGCTATGCCCCGTCCTGACTATGAGCGATTTCTTGCAGAATTTTCAGATCCTCGCTACAAGGTGTATTCTCTAAAGACTTCGAAAAAATGCCGTTTCCCCTTTGCAAAGGTTTGTGACATTAAGACTTCTGTTATCGAAGGGTCTTATAAAAAGAAAACTGAATTTGGACTGAATATCGACATATTTCCCCTTGATGTTGCACCTGATGATGCTATCATTTTACGAAAAATGATCAAACATTCCCGTTTTTACCAACAACTGTTGAAAGTGAAGTTGTCCAGGCTTTCCTCTCAATGGACCATCCCCCAGAATCTAGTAATAGCCGTTGGACGGGTATTCCTAGCTCCCTTCGGTACAGCTTTCTTTTCCTCCAAGATCGATACTATTGCAAAATCCTATGCTTCTAAAAAGACCCCCTATATGGGCTGTATGGTATGGGGCTACAAGGAACGGGAAATATTGGATACCTCCGTGTTCGCTTCTTCTGTCCCTGTAGAATTCGAGAAGCTTGTTTTCCCCGCTCCTGTGGGCTATCATACATATCTGTCCTCCTTGTATGGGGATTATATGCTATTGCCTCCCGAGGAAAAGAGGATAACCCACCACGACTTTGTCGCGTACTGGAACGAAGAACTATAA
- a CDS encoding CapA family protein: MKFLIGGDLVPTEKNVQAFCTGDASAILDKALLKEWESADIRIVNLEAPVTDISMPIMKNGPNLVVPISVRKGLKSLHLDYVGLANNHILDQGPLGFHSTLKILKENRSHYFGAGPNLSEAEKISVIELSELRIGLFACTEHEFSIASDNSPGANPFDPLHTGDYIKEKIQALKLDILIVLYHGGKEYFQFPSPNLQKACRYLVDKGASLVVCQHSHCIGAYEKYKGKDIVYGQGNFIFDLDNPLSFDSLLLAYEIDKDFPPKITYIPIKKKLDGTGSVYLAMGEEREAILSSLNERSKAIISQRFLEETYRDFSKKSLSTYLYEFSGLGSWFNRFDRMIFRGRLLQTMFSEKKMLQLSNFLTCEAHQELVGEGLRAEISNFPENEIG; this comes from the coding sequence ATGAAATTTCTCATTGGGGGTGATTTGGTTCCAACGGAAAAAAATGTGCAGGCATTTTGTACGGGTGATGCGTCTGCAATCCTGGACAAAGCTTTATTGAAAGAATGGGAATCGGCAGATATTAGAATTGTAAACCTTGAGGCTCCTGTAACAGATATATCTATGCCAATAATGAAAAACGGTCCCAATTTAGTTGTTCCCATTTCCGTAAGGAAAGGGTTGAAATCTTTGCATCTTGATTATGTAGGCTTGGCAAATAATCACATCCTTGACCAAGGGCCCCTTGGTTTTCACTCAACGTTAAAAATTCTCAAGGAAAACAGATCTCATTATTTTGGTGCTGGACCCAACCTTTCGGAAGCGGAAAAAATCTCGGTCATTGAATTATCCGAGCTGAGAATCGGCCTCTTTGCTTGCACTGAGCACGAATTCTCCATTGCAAGTGATAATTCTCCCGGGGCAAATCCTTTCGATCCCTTGCATACTGGAGATTATATCAAAGAAAAAATACAAGCATTAAAATTGGATATCCTCATCGTGCTCTATCATGGTGGGAAGGAATACTTTCAATTCCCTTCACCAAATCTCCAGAAGGCATGTAGATATCTTGTGGATAAAGGGGCTTCCCTGGTTGTTTGCCAGCATAGCCATTGTATTGGCGCCTATGAGAAGTACAAAGGGAAAGATATCGTGTATGGGCAGGGGAATTTTATCTTTGATCTGGATAATCCTCTTTCTTTCGATAGCTTGCTTCTTGCCTATGAGATTGACAAAGATTTCCCTCCAAAAATTACTTATATCCCGATTAAAAAGAAATTAGATGGGACAGGTTCTGTGTATCTGGCTATGGGGGAAGAGAGGGAAGCTATTCTCTCTTCTTTGAACGAAAGGTCCAAAGCAATCATATCCCAGAGGTTCTTGGAAGAAACCTATCGTGATTTTTCCAAAAAATCCCTGTCTACCTATCTGTATGAATTTTCAGGGCTCGGTTCATGGTTTAATCGATTCGACCGGATGATCTTTAGAGGAAGATTGTTACAAACAATGTTTTCTGAGAAAAAAATGCTGCAATTGTCAAATTTCCTTACCTGTGAGGCTCATCAGGAACTAGTTGGCGAAGGGTTGAGAGCCGAGATTTCAAATTTCCCAGAGAATGAGATCGGGTAG
- a CDS encoding UDP-glucose dehydrogenase family protein, with product MNLTIAGTGYVGLVAGVCFAHVGHTVTCVDIDQKKVELLRSGVSPIYEENLEAFLKEGIASDLLHFTTDYRSAYASAEAIFIGVGTPEQSDGSANLKYVATVARQIAESVTHDCLVVVKSTVPVGTNDKVEQFIKDSLINDVCVEVASNPEFLAQGTAVHDMMHAARIIIGVESKNAESVLRSIYAPFNLPIVAVKRRSAEMSKYAANDFLALKISYMNDLANLCELVGADIEDVAKGMAYDERIGSRFLQAGIGYGGSCFPKDTKALEYLAKQHGYNLKTVGAAVAVNTSQRTVLFKKACNRMITFNGIKVAVLGLAFKAGTDDLRESPALYNIPLLLEQGADITAFDPVAEENCKKQFNFSMTYSPTVAETLQGAQICFIFTDWKEIKETAPEEFKRLMRTPLVYDGRNLFDPAAMKAAGVEYYSIGR from the coding sequence ATGAACCTAACCATTGCCGGTACCGGCTATGTCGGCCTAGTCGCTGGTGTCTGTTTTGCCCATGTCGGGCATACTGTAACGTGTGTTGATATTGATCAGAAGAAAGTGGAACTGCTACGTAGCGGGGTAAGCCCAATCTATGAGGAAAACCTTGAGGCATTCCTGAAAGAAGGGATTGCTTCCGATTTACTGCATTTCACAACCGATTACCGGTCAGCCTACGCTTCTGCAGAAGCCATTTTCATCGGAGTTGGGACTCCTGAACAGAGCGACGGGTCTGCCAATCTGAAATATGTTGCTACTGTAGCCAGGCAGATAGCCGAGAGCGTCACCCATGACTGTCTGGTTGTGGTAAAGTCCACTGTCCCGGTGGGGACCAACGACAAGGTGGAACAGTTCATAAAAGATTCTTTGATCAACGATGTCTGTGTTGAGGTAGCTTCCAATCCCGAGTTCCTAGCCCAGGGTACTGCAGTCCATGACATGATGCATGCCGCGCGCATTATCATCGGGGTGGAGAGCAAGAACGCGGAGTCTGTCTTGCGTTCTATCTATGCCCCCTTCAATTTGCCCATCGTCGCAGTAAAGCGACGCAGTGCAGAAATGAGCAAGTATGCTGCCAATGACTTCTTGGCCTTGAAAATCTCTTATATGAATGACCTTGCCAATCTCTGTGAGCTGGTAGGGGCTGACATTGAAGATGTTGCCAAGGGAATGGCCTATGATGAACGAATAGGTTCAAGGTTTTTGCAAGCCGGTATCGGATACGGGGGCAGCTGTTTCCCCAAGGATACCAAGGCTCTGGAATACCTTGCCAAGCAACATGGGTACAACCTCAAGACTGTAGGGGCGGCTGTGGCTGTCAATACTTCGCAGAGAACCGTTTTGTTCAAGAAGGCCTGCAACCGTATGATTACCTTCAATGGTATCAAGGTGGCAGTGCTCGGTCTTGCCTTCAAGGCAGGGACAGATGATCTTCGTGAGTCACCGGCTTTGTACAACATCCCCTTGCTCCTTGAGCAAGGAGCTGATATTACCGCCTTCGATCCTGTGGCCGAGGAAAACTGTAAAAAGCAGTTTAACTTTTCTATGACGTATAGCCCGACGGTAGCAGAGACTTTGCAAGGTGCCCAGATTTGCTTCATCTTCACCGACTGGAAAGAGATCAAGGAAACTGCTCCCGAGGAATTCAAACGCCTCATGCGCACTCCCTTGGTCTATGATGGGAGAAATCTTTTCGACCCAGCTGCGATGAAAGCTGCCGGGGTTGAATATTATTCGATAGGGCGATAA
- a CDS encoding NAD-dependent epimerase, with translation MRPDFQMLDRSKTYLITGSAGFVGFHLSKRLLDLGCTVIGFDNLNDYYDVSLKQARLDILLSASSSFTFVKGDLADKVAVDGLFATYSPSVVVNLAAQAGVRYSIDNPYAYLQSNLVGFLNILEACRHNPVSHLVYASSSSVYGMNDKIPFSTADKVDSPVSLYAATKKSNELMAHCYTHLYGIPSTGLRFFTVYGPYGRPDMAYFSFSKKIMEGEAIKVFNNGDMYRDFTYIDDIVKGMENMLCNPPLENEHGDRYKIYNIGNNKPEKLMYFIETLEQCLGKKAVKEYLPMQMGDVYQTYADVSDLEADFDFKPNTPLSDGLGSFVSWFKEYYTH, from the coding sequence ATGAGACCAGATTTCCAGATGCTCGACCGTTCGAAAACCTATCTGATTACCGGAAGTGCAGGCTTTGTAGGGTTTCACCTCTCTAAGCGCTTGCTTGACCTTGGGTGTACGGTCATCGGGTTTGACAATCTCAACGACTATTATGATGTTTCACTCAAGCAAGCCAGGCTTGATATCCTTTTGTCTGCATCGTCCTCCTTCACCTTTGTAAAGGGAGACTTGGCCGACAAGGTTGCCGTCGATGGTTTGTTTGCTACCTATTCTCCCTCTGTGGTAGTGAACCTCGCAGCCCAGGCAGGGGTGCGCTACAGCATAGACAACCCCTATGCTTATCTGCAGTCGAATCTGGTGGGGTTTTTGAACATCCTGGAAGCGTGCAGGCATAATCCTGTTTCCCATCTTGTCTACGCCTCTTCAAGCAGTGTATATGGCATGAATGACAAGATACCGTTTTCAACTGCAGACAAGGTGGACAGCCCGGTAAGTCTGTATGCGGCGACCAAGAAGTCGAACGAGCTCATGGCTCATTGCTACACCCACCTCTATGGCATCCCTTCTACCGGATTGCGGTTCTTCACGGTCTATGGTCCTTATGGCAGACCCGATATGGCCTACTTTTCCTTTAGCAAAAAAATCATGGAAGGGGAGGCTATCAAGGTATTCAACAACGGGGATATGTACCGCGACTTTACCTACATAGATGACATCGTGAAGGGAATGGAGAACATGTTGTGCAACCCTCCACTTGAAAACGAGCACGGAGACAGATACAAGATCTACAACATAGGGAATAACAAGCCGGAGAAACTGATGTACTTTATCGAGACTCTGGAACAGTGTCTGGGAAAGAAAGCGGTCAAGGAGTATCTCCCCATGCAAATGGGAGATGTGTACCAGACCTATGCAGATGTATCCGACCTTGAAGCTGATTTTGACTTCAAACCGAATACTCCGCTTTCTGATGGGTTGGGTTCCTTTGTCTCTTGGTTCAAGGAATACTACACGCATTAG
- a CDS encoding IspD/TarI family cytidylyltransferase, translating into MNIALIFAGGTGTRMNSKTTPKQFLPVFGKTIIQYTLECFENHEKIDAICIICIKEWCNFVEELVKKEGFSKVRWIVPGGKTAMESQYIGLQTVSSSCADDSIVLLHDGVRPLLGPDLISSCIQSTQEYGSAITVAPAIETIIETNDKQEVTRTIDRNLCSLARAPQCFYLHDILSAHNNALASGNYTFIDSASLMLSQGKVLHTVQGPADNIKITTPIDYYIFRAILEAKESSLVFGVN; encoded by the coding sequence ATGAATATTGCCTTGATTTTTGCTGGTGGAACTGGTACCCGTATGAACAGTAAAACCACCCCTAAACAATTTCTCCCAGTGTTCGGGAAAACCATTATCCAATACACCCTCGAATGTTTTGAGAATCATGAAAAGATAGATGCAATCTGCATTATCTGCATCAAGGAATGGTGCAATTTTGTAGAAGAATTGGTTAAGAAAGAAGGCTTTTCAAAGGTCAGATGGATAGTCCCCGGCGGAAAGACCGCAATGGAATCACAATATATCGGTTTACAGACCGTTTCTTCTTCTTGCGCTGATGATTCTATCGTGTTGTTACACGATGGGGTTCGGCCTCTTTTAGGCCCAGATCTTATCTCTTCTTGTATTCAAAGCACACAAGAGTATGGTTCTGCAATTACCGTTGCCCCGGCAATCGAAACTATCATTGAGACCAATGATAAACAGGAAGTGACCAGAACAATCGATAGGAATCTCTGTTCACTGGCACGGGCACCCCAGTGTTTTTATCTGCACGATATACTCTCTGCCCACAACAATGCCCTTGCTTCGGGAAATTATACCTTCATTGACTCCGCCTCTTTGATGTTGAGCCAAGGCAAGGTATTGCATACTGTCCAAGGTCCTGCCGACAACATAAAGATTACCACTCCCATCGATTACTATATTTTCAGGGCAATCCTGGAAGCCAAGGAGTCTTCCTTGGTCTTCGGGGTGAACTGA
- a CDS encoding serine acetyltransferase, with protein sequence MDIFPEMEIGGGLYLGHPWGITINPEAKMGRNINIHKGVTIGKENRGARKGAPLIRDSVWIGTNATIVGNVEIGTDVMIAANAFVNCSVPDHSVVMGNPCIIIPKENATLGYINLVRQIPD encoded by the coding sequence TTGGATATTTTTCCAGAGATGGAAATTGGCGGGGGGTTGTACCTGGGACATCCTTGGGGCATCACGATCAACCCAGAGGCAAAAATGGGACGTAACATAAATATCCATAAAGGGGTTACCATCGGTAAAGAAAATAGGGGTGCGCGCAAAGGAGCCCCTTTGATCAGGGATTCTGTTTGGATTGGTACGAATGCAACGATTGTCGGAAATGTTGAAATTGGGACGGATGTAATGATAGCGGCAAATGCGTTCGTGAACTGCTCTGTCCCTGATCATTCCGTTGTGATGGGAAATCCCTGCATAATAATTCCAAAAGAGAATGCTACCCTTGGATATATCAATTTAGTAAGGCAAATCCCTGATTAA